The genomic interval CGCGGCGCGGACGGCGCGACCACCGGCGCGAAAATCCCCGGCTCATCGAGCACGCCGCCGGTTCGGCGGGTGAGGTGCGTGGTTTCGTGGCCCATGATCCCTCCGGCGGCTCACGCCCGCAGTGTAAACATTTCTGGACACTCGATCCATCCCGATCTTGACACGCGGCGCGCACTGGCGTCGAAAAAGGGGCAGGAGGGGTGTCATGGAAAAGCAGTTCTCGCCGAGCGCGGCGCGCAATACCGAGCCGATCCTTGCGGCGCTGCGGCCGCGCCTGCCGGCATCGGGGCGCGCGTTAGAGGCCGCCAGCGGGACCGGCCAGCATATCGCCGCGTTCGCGTCGGCCTTTCCGGGGATCGACTGGACACCGAGCGACCCCGACCCGACGGCGCGGGCCAGCATTGCCGCGCATGTGGCAGAAGCCGGGCTGGAGAACCTGCACGCGCCGCTTGATCTCGACGTGACCGATCCGGCCTGGCCCGAGACGGTGGACGCCGGGCTGGATGTGATCGTCGCGATCAACCTGCTGCACATCTCGCCATGGGCGGCGGCGCTTGGGCTGCTGGCCGGGGCGGAGCGGTTGCTTGCGCCGAATGGGCGGCTGTTCATCTACGGGCCGTTTTCGCGCGGCGGCGATTACCTGTCGCAGAGCAACGTGCAGTTCGACGCG from Dichotomicrobium thermohalophilum carries:
- a CDS encoding DUF938 domain-containing protein; this encodes MEKQFSPSAARNTEPILAALRPRLPASGRALEAASGTGQHIAAFASAFPGIDWTPSDPDPTARASIAAHVAEAGLENLHAPLDLDVTDPAWPETVDAGLDVIVAINLLHISPWAAALGLLAGAERLLAPNGRLFIYGPFSRGGDYLSQSNVQFDASLRHRDPSWGLRDVDDVAAAARAEGLDLAEVIEMPANNLMLLFSKSPGGA